In one Actinomyces trachealis genomic region, the following are encoded:
- a CDS encoding ATP-binding cassette domain-containing protein gives MTGFLGPNGAGKSSTLRILLGLDRPTSGTALINGKPYESLGQPLRTVGAMLDGASAVPERRGVDHLRWIAQSNRIPARRVDEVLETVGLTDAAKVRVRKYSLGMKQRLGLAAALLGEPRVLVLDEPVNGLDPEGIRTIRTFLRRYADQGNTVLLSSHLMGEIAETVDDVVVINKGRIVADGTLDEITAGHDSLEDAFFALTGSEPGASW, from the coding sequence GTGACCGGTTTCCTCGGCCCCAATGGGGCGGGCAAGTCGTCGACGCTGCGCATCCTGCTCGGGCTCGACCGTCCGACGTCGGGCACAGCGCTCATCAATGGCAAGCCCTACGAGAGTCTCGGTCAACCGCTGCGGACGGTGGGTGCGATGCTGGATGGGGCGTCCGCGGTTCCTGAGCGGCGCGGGGTGGATCACCTGCGCTGGATCGCACAGTCCAACCGCATTCCCGCGCGACGCGTCGACGAGGTACTAGAGACGGTCGGGCTGACCGACGCCGCAAAGGTTCGAGTGCGGAAGTACTCGCTCGGGATGAAGCAGCGTCTTGGGCTCGCCGCCGCCCTCCTGGGTGAGCCACGCGTGCTCGTACTCGACGAGCCGGTCAACGGCCTCGATCCCGAGGGCATCCGCACGATCCGCACATTCCTGCGACGCTACGCCGATCAAGGAAACACCGTACTGCTCTCCAGCCACCTCATGGGAGAGATCGCCGAGACGGTCGACGACGTCGTGGTGATCAACAAGGGGCGCATCGTTGCTGACGGCACCCTCGACGAGATCACCGCAGGGCACGACTCCCTCGAGGACGCGTTCTTCGCACTGACCGGCAGCGAGCCGGGAGCGAGCTGGTGA
- a CDS encoding ATP-binding cassette domain-containing protein: MNIHTPQETPSIAVSQLTKAFGQLMAVDHLDLWLKTGEVIAFLGPNGAGKSTTIDIILGFSRPG; this comes from the coding sequence ATGAACATCCACACCCCTCAGGAAACCCCATCCATCGCAGTCAGCCAGCTGACCAAGGCCTTCGGGCAGTTGATGGCCGTGGACCACCTGGACTTGTGGCTGAAAACCGGTGAGGTTATAGCCTTCCTGGGCCCCAACGGCGCCGGGAAGTCCACCACCATCGACATCATTCTTGGTTTCAGCCGCCCTGGATGA
- a CDS encoding ATP-binding cassette domain-containing protein → MSNLELDVREQSKGLSGGERQRLAIARSLLAGTSVLLLDEATSNLDGRNESMIQDAIAVPSNGHRTTLLIAHRLSTVISADRIIVMDRGQIVAQGSHRELMETSPLYRELAERQLLIDGSLAASVKPSIGHEVEAVGKSRLPACEVDRFGNGE, encoded by the coding sequence TTGAGTAATTTGGAACTTGACGTCAGGGAGCAGAGTAAAGGGCTTAGCGGAGGTGAGCGGCAGCGGTTGGCGATCGCCAGGTCCCTCCTTGCCGGAACTTCCGTACTCCTTTTGGATGAGGCTACCTCCAACCTAGACGGTCGAAACGAATCGATGATTCAAGATGCGATTGCTGTTCCGTCGAACGGCCATCGTACGACACTTTTGATCGCACATAGGCTATCGACAGTCATTTCAGCTGACCGAATTATTGTTATGGATCGAGGTCAGATCGTCGCGCAGGGGAGCCATCGTGAGCTTATGGAAACCAGTCCGTTGTACCGGGAGCTGGCGGAGCGCCAGTTGCTTATCGATGGGAGCCTGGCGGCATCGGTCAAACCCTCGATTGGCCACGAGGTAGAAGCTGTAGGCAAGAGCAGACTTCCGGCATGTGAGGTAGATCGTTTCGGGAACGGTGAATGA
- a CDS encoding class I SAM-dependent methyltransferase has product MKYVGVDIDDHALQVAQRRLPNAVFFRCDIQDWRVVSLGVYDVVVCSLVLGLLKDVENLSVLKQVNLVADVDSDSAVE; this is encoded by the coding sequence TTGAAGTATGTGGGTGTCGATATCGATGACCACGCGCTTCAGGTGGCGCAGAGGCGGTTGCCGAATGCTGTGTTCTTCCGGTGTGACATTCAGGATTGGCGGGTGGTGTCGCTGGGTGTGTACGATGTTGTCGTTTGCAGCCTAGTGCTGGGCCTGCTGAAGGATGTCGAGAATTTGTCCGTTCTCAAGCAGGTAAACCTTGTTGCTGATGTCGATTCAGACTCGGCAGTTGAGTAA
- a CDS encoding ABC transporter, with product MTDVVQPTIRWRDTVRSEITKITTHPATFLMLVIAVAANLLLAAIDASGVTFYTGDPSGPSSLSDFGVVMIAPLYAFLVIPVWAAATEYHGGQLRMSLSATPQRGRFILAKLAATLAIVSVAAVVAIVPARLVVGVTDSMGPVAVLMSCIQWTVAYVLMSLVAFGLAGILKNTVAPLGIMIALPVVIATGILQWPDGLRFLPDQAALSLVGTPQFDVHEIPPPVAAAVLVIWACVAVADYAFSVTRSDT from the coding sequence ATGACGGACGTCGTCCAGCCGACGATCCGCTGGAGAGATACGGTCCGTTCGGAGATCACCAAGATCACGACGCATCCGGCGACGTTCTTGATGCTCGTCATCGCCGTCGCGGCGAATCTTCTTCTGGCAGCGATCGACGCCAGCGGCGTCACGTTCTATACCGGCGACCCCTCGGGGCCATCGTCATTGTCCGACTTCGGTGTCGTGATGATCGCCCCGCTCTACGCGTTCCTGGTCATCCCGGTATGGGCGGCCGCCACTGAGTACCACGGCGGTCAGCTGCGCATGAGCCTGAGCGCTACGCCGCAACGCGGCAGGTTCATCCTCGCCAAGCTGGCGGCGACGCTGGCCATCGTCAGTGTCGCCGCCGTGGTCGCGATCGTGCCCGCGCGGCTGGTCGTCGGTGTCACCGACAGCATGGGTCCCGTGGCCGTGCTCATGAGCTGCATTCAGTGGACGGTGGCATACGTGCTCATGTCCCTCGTCGCCTTCGGGCTCGCCGGCATCCTGAAGAACACGGTCGCACCGCTGGGCATCATGATCGCCCTCCCCGTCGTGATCGCGACCGGCATCCTACAGTGGCCCGACGGGCTGCGCTTCCTGCCCGACCAGGCGGCACTGAGCTTGGTCGGTACGCCGCAGTTCGATGTTCACGAGATCCCGCCACCGGTCGCCGCCGCCGTCCTCGTGATCTGGGCGTGCGTCGCCGTGGCGGACTACGCGTTCTCAGTCACCCGTAGCGACACGTGA
- a CDS encoding RNA-binding protein, protein MLADALEHLVRGIVDNPDDVTVTSRSLRRGDLLEVRVNPEDLGRVIGRSGRTARCLRTVVNALADSPVRVDVVDTDRR, encoded by the coding sequence ATGCTCGCTGACGCGCTCGAGCACCTCGTGCGGGGCATCGTCGACAACCCTGACGACGTCACCGTCACCTCCCGGTCGCTGCGCCGCGGCGACCTACTAGAGGTGCGGGTTAACCCCGAGGACCTTGGACGTGTCATCGGCCGGTCAGGACGGACAGCCCGGTGCCTGCGCACTGTGGTCAACGCTCTGGCTGATAGTCCGGTCCGAGTCGACGTCGTTGACACTGACCGACGCTGA
- the rpsP gene encoding 30S ribosomal protein S16 gives MAVKIRLKRMGKKFQPFYRVVVLDGRKRRDGRVLEEIGIYDPMQEPSLIRIDSERAQYWLGVGAQPSDTVFNLLKITGIYHAFKGLKVPEGKLKVKEGDAATAAEAAIKAAAADAEKRKAAASEAKDKADKEAAEAAAAESKAAEETASEEATKAPAEEA, from the coding sequence GTGGCAGTCAAGATTCGCCTCAAGCGCATGGGCAAGAAGTTCCAGCCTTTCTACCGTGTCGTCGTGCTCGACGGCCGTAAGCGCCGGGATGGCCGTGTCCTTGAGGAGATCGGTATTTACGACCCGATGCAGGAGCCTTCGCTCATTCGCATCGACTCTGAGCGCGCTCAGTACTGGCTCGGTGTTGGTGCCCAGCCTTCTGACACGGTTTTTAACCTGCTCAAGATCACGGGCATCTACCATGCCTTCAAGGGCCTGAAGGTTCCCGAGGGCAAGTTGAAGGTCAAGGAGGGCGACGCCGCTACTGCCGCTGAGGCCGCCATCAAGGCTGCCGCCGCGGACGCGGAGAAGCGCAAGGCCGCCGCCTCTGAGGCCAAGGACAAGGCTGACAAGGAAGCTGCTGAGGCAGCTGCCGCTGAATCCAAGGCCGCTGAGGAGACCGCTTCCGAGGAGGCCACCAAGGCCCCCGCTGAGGAGGCCTGA
- a CDS encoding SagB/ThcOx family dehydrogenase — MIVDGSEIHGANLTKIVYGDELPDPLDCSEAWFEASKVHRESMGWDNPGVQVLRNSRELQVISSRGAKSYDNLPRVDLGPPKRPEMALEQCLLQRRSADEFAGEMMVEQLAGLLRFGAGTTDTEGPSHLRTVPSAGALHPSDLYFYARNVDGLEPGIYYYLPQENRVVLVAGRPTRSVSRNFFNAAGTSDGAVLVLICTSFWRTRFKYGHRGMRFALIEAGHLAQNLLLLASAYRLPARALGGFVDDEVNGYTPHQDGVDTAVLYALAIG; from the coding sequence ATGATTGTGGACGGCTCAGAAATTCATGGTGCGAACCTGACGAAGATCGTGTATGGGGACGAACTGCCTGACCCTCTAGATTGTTCTGAGGCGTGGTTCGAGGCCTCAAAGGTGCATAGGGAGTCCATGGGTTGGGACAACCCAGGCGTACAGGTGCTTCGCAATTCGCGCGAGTTGCAGGTAATCTCCTCTCGTGGCGCAAAGAGCTACGACAATCTTCCCAGGGTGGACCTCGGCCCGCCGAAGAGACCTGAGATGGCGCTCGAGCAGTGCCTTCTTCAAAGAAGGTCTGCAGACGAATTCGCGGGAGAGATGATGGTGGAGCAGCTGGCAGGCCTTCTTCGTTTCGGCGCGGGGACGACTGACACTGAAGGACCAAGTCATCTTCGCACTGTTCCGTCTGCGGGTGCCTTGCATCCCTCAGACTTATACTTCTACGCACGGAATGTGGATGGGCTTGAACCGGGGATTTATTACTACCTGCCGCAGGAGAACAGGGTTGTCCTGGTCGCAGGGCGGCCGACCCGGTCAGTCTCTAGGAACTTCTTCAACGCCGCTGGAACTTCCGATGGCGCAGTACTCGTACTGATCTGCACGTCATTCTGGCGGACACGCTTCAAATACGGCCATCGGGGTATGAGGTTTGCTCTGATAGAGGCGGGCCATCTCGCACAGAATTTGCTGCTGCTAGCGTCTGCGTACAGGCTCCCCGCGCGCGCCCTGGGTGGCTTCGTAGACGACGAGGTGAATGGCTATACGCCGCATCAGGACGGGGTGGATACGGCGGTGCTGTACGCGCTCGCTATAGGATGA
- a CDS encoding YcaO-like family protein gives MVDNARGWTSLEMANRVYSKFVSPLTGIVNSLYNQLHETDDIPGFAVGARACDGDELVGAPVNELNGGGATNYLHAKVAAIGETIERYCGAYAPSDLFTVCDGASHGVEFIYDWHLFHDRQYSEPDFPFARIRPTTELLWTRAQDLLDGGRVAVPADLVYLRPLGPPESTVAYATSNGLACGLSEFEALSSAIFELFERHAFVLTWHAFLQPPRIDAERLFRDSDFWTRHVLLTGLEVRLFAMSDLLGVPSVLAVVLNRRTTSAPISFGAASATSIRRAAEKAVVEAFQTRVWIKAEQRLGNSIPFSSDWNDTIRGFDDHVRLYSSTNVEPLWSAIDFLTCVDRFDEDPRRYDFPQGMSPDSVVAELLSIARRNGLEMYEVDVTTPDVRDEGVSVVKVLSPQLAQLDASYVGRFLGCPSLYGPLPWSGGLQRDFDDLNPVPTLSHERNWR, from the coding sequence ATGGTCGATAACGCCAGAGGATGGACATCGCTCGAGATGGCGAACCGGGTCTACAGTAAGTTCGTGTCGCCTCTCACCGGGATTGTGAACTCGCTGTACAACCAATTGCATGAGACGGACGACATTCCGGGGTTTGCTGTCGGTGCCAGGGCCTGTGATGGAGACGAATTAGTGGGTGCTCCTGTCAACGAACTAAACGGCGGGGGCGCGACAAATTACCTGCACGCCAAGGTAGCAGCCATCGGTGAGACCATCGAGCGTTATTGCGGGGCTTACGCTCCAAGCGATTTGTTCACTGTGTGCGACGGAGCTTCGCATGGCGTGGAATTCATTTATGACTGGCACCTCTTTCACGATCGCCAATACTCCGAACCTGACTTTCCGTTCGCTCGGATCCGGCCAACTACGGAACTTCTGTGGACGCGAGCTCAAGATCTTCTGGACGGGGGGCGCGTGGCGGTTCCGGCTGACCTAGTGTACTTGAGGCCTCTGGGGCCACCAGAGTCAACTGTCGCATACGCGACCAGCAATGGTTTGGCCTGTGGGCTCTCTGAGTTCGAGGCGCTTTCATCGGCTATCTTTGAGCTGTTCGAGAGGCACGCATTCGTACTTACCTGGCACGCCTTCTTGCAGCCGCCAAGAATTGACGCTGAGCGCCTGTTCCGCGATTCTGATTTCTGGACGAGGCATGTGCTCCTTACGGGGCTCGAAGTCCGTTTGTTTGCAATGTCCGATCTTCTGGGCGTCCCGTCCGTGCTGGCCGTAGTGCTGAATAGGCGAACGACGTCCGCTCCGATCTCGTTCGGCGCCGCTTCAGCTACCTCAATTCGGCGAGCGGCTGAGAAGGCAGTGGTCGAGGCATTTCAGACGCGCGTGTGGATCAAGGCAGAGCAGCGGCTAGGAAATTCCATCCCGTTTAGCTCGGATTGGAACGATACGATTCGAGGGTTCGACGACCACGTAAGGCTTTACTCATCTACGAATGTTGAGCCGCTGTGGAGTGCCATTGATTTCCTGACGTGCGTGGACCGATTCGACGAGGATCCGAGGCGATACGACTTTCCTCAGGGAATGTCGCCGGATTCCGTTGTGGCGGAGCTATTGTCGATCGCCAGGAGGAATGGCCTCGAGATGTACGAGGTGGACGTGACAACTCCGGACGTGCGTGACGAGGGGGTGTCCGTCGTGAAGGTGCTCTCACCCCAGCTTGCGCAGCTAGACGCATCGTATGTCGGACGTTTCCTGGGCTGCCCGAGTCTATACGGCCCGCTTCCCTGGTCGGGCGGCCTGCAGCGCGATTTTGATGATCTCAATCCTGTACCCACCCTTTCCCATGAGAGGAATTGGAGATGA
- a CDS encoding ABC transporter ATP-binding protein, which yields MRQDSLAVRVDGVSKRYREVEAVMDVSFEAARGDVVGVLGRNGAGKSTLVSMLAGLTSPTAGRISIFGEDPRRASVRLKMGVVPQEVTLPGNLTGDEFGEFVSAHYPASCTAYGDVFERWGLADFSHMRLRRLSGGQRRRIAVGLAFVGDPDVVILDEPTTGLDPESRRTVWRGIREEANSGVTVMITSHYMDEIECLSDRILLMERGELIEDRPVGEFLEARKRVTVSFEGSASERQVRELADPEAEVSMQDGRFKVVTGRSDAFVRGLVSSGMEFEALRVERSSLEQALLERLAD from the coding sequence GTGAGGCAGGATTCTTTGGCAGTCCGCGTAGATGGCGTATCGAAAAGGTACAGAGAGGTTGAAGCCGTCATGGACGTCTCCTTTGAGGCGGCGCGGGGCGACGTTGTCGGCGTCTTGGGACGTAACGGCGCTGGAAAGTCCACCCTTGTGTCGATGCTCGCGGGCCTGACCAGCCCAACGGCGGGAAGGATCTCTATCTTTGGAGAGGATCCCAGGCGAGCTAGTGTGCGTCTCAAGATGGGCGTAGTCCCCCAGGAGGTCACACTGCCGGGTAACTTGACAGGGGATGAATTCGGGGAGTTCGTGTCCGCACACTACCCAGCTAGTTGCACTGCGTATGGAGACGTGTTTGAGCGCTGGGGATTAGCAGATTTCAGTCACATGCGGCTCAGAAGACTGTCAGGAGGGCAGCGGCGGAGGATTGCCGTGGGCTTGGCATTTGTCGGCGACCCGGATGTCGTGATCCTGGACGAGCCAACCACGGGCCTCGATCCGGAGTCGCGGCGGACCGTGTGGCGGGGCATACGTGAGGAAGCCAACTCCGGCGTGACGGTCATGATTACGTCGCATTACATGGATGAGATTGAGTGCCTGAGTGATCGAATCCTGTTGATGGAGAGGGGTGAACTCATAGAGGATCGCCCGGTGGGTGAATTCCTGGAGGCAAGGAAGCGGGTCACGGTTTCCTTCGAGGGGTCTGCCTCCGAGCGGCAGGTTCGTGAGTTGGCTGATCCAGAGGCGGAGGTTTCTATGCAGGACGGGCGTTTTAAGGTTGTCACTGGGCGTTCGGATGCGTTCGTACGGGGGCTTGTGAGCTCCGGCATGGAGTTCGAGGCGCTCCGCGTCGAACGATCAAGCCTGGAGCAGGCCTTGCTGGAGAGGCTGGCGGACTAA
- a CDS encoding ABC transporter permease, with the protein MEIETFRDPAALVGNVIIPFVCFLFFVLPNRDVVNSASGATVATLQLTSMLGFSTCLFGYSVSVAQDRESGFGMYLKTLPVGSFPRFLAVAVGALTVTALGVVLLWAASLIATDAELSWDLLAGFGALLLTMVTWSLFGAALGQVVNVKTVITVAQLAFLALAFAGGMLVSPDYLPDGLDMVSRYLPSRASRDLVCGLGSGEGVSAFVVAVHAFWTVLFGVVSVMSAKVFMRR; encoded by the coding sequence GTGGAGATCGAGACCTTTCGTGATCCTGCCGCGCTGGTTGGCAACGTGATCATCCCATTTGTTTGCTTTCTGTTCTTTGTGTTGCCGAATCGAGACGTGGTCAACTCTGCCTCAGGTGCGACCGTTGCAACCTTGCAGCTGACGAGCATGCTTGGTTTTTCTACGTGCCTTTTCGGGTATTCGGTGTCCGTGGCCCAGGATCGTGAATCCGGATTTGGCATGTACTTGAAGACACTGCCAGTGGGGTCCTTCCCGCGATTCCTCGCTGTCGCGGTCGGTGCGCTGACTGTCACGGCGCTTGGGGTCGTGCTGTTGTGGGCGGCTTCTTTAATCGCAACGGATGCTGAGCTGAGTTGGGATTTGCTCGCGGGGTTCGGCGCCTTACTGCTTACCATGGTGACGTGGAGTCTTTTCGGCGCGGCGCTGGGGCAGGTTGTTAACGTGAAGACGGTGATCACGGTTGCTCAGTTGGCGTTCCTCGCGCTCGCGTTCGCAGGCGGTATGCTTGTGTCGCCCGACTACCTTCCAGACGGATTGGACATGGTTAGCCGTTACCTCCCGTCGCGCGCTTCTCGTGACTTGGTTTGCGGGCTTGGTAGTGGGGAGGGCGTATCTGCGTTCGTCGTGGCGGTGCACGCTTTTTGGACGGTCCTCTTCGGGGTTGTGAGCGTAATGTCCGCAAAGGTTTTCATGCGCCGATAG